One Rhea pennata isolate bPtePen1 chromosome 3, bPtePen1.pri, whole genome shotgun sequence DNA segment encodes these proteins:
- the LOC134137925 gene encoding collagen alpha-1(XIX) chain-like isoform X1 encodes MGLPGLEGLPGEKGDRGPSGTPGIAGTPGKPGSPGSPGMPGEPGERGPIGDIGFPGPEGPQGKPGINGKDGLPGPPGAVGRPGDRGPKGERGDQGIPGDKGPQGERGKPGPSGEKGAMGPIGPPGDRGHPGSPGHQGPPGSPGPPGFLADSVSSEEIKKYIKQEVLKVFEERMAQFVSQLKLPAAMLASQAHGRPGPPGKDGLPGPPGERGLQGYRGQKGERGEPGIGLPGNPGPPGPSATGLPGPPGTPGSPGPQGPPGPHGRCNPADCYYHVSQTRPRTSGK; translated from the exons ATGGGATTACCAGGACTAGAAGGACTCCCAGGAGAAAAG ggTGACCGTGGACCCTCTGGCACACCAGGAATAGCAGGGACACCG GGAAAGCCTGGATCTCCAGGGTCCCCAGGAATGCCAGGTGAACCT ggtGAAAGAGGACCTATAGGAGATATAGGATTCCCTGGGCCAGAAGGGCCACAAGGAAAACCG ggaataaatggaaaagatgGATTGCCAGGTCCTCCG GGTGCTGTGGGGAGACCAGGAGACCGAGGGCCCAAAGGAGAACGT GGAGATCAGGGTATTCCAGGAGACAAAGGTCCACAGGGTGAAAGGGGGAAGCCTGGCCCATCGGGTGAAAAGGGGGCTATGGGTCCCATTGGGCCACCAGGAGACAGAGGCCATCCAGGATCACCAGGTCATCAAGGTCCCCCAGGttcaccaggacccccaggttTTCTG GCTGATTCAGTTtcatctgaagaaataaaaaaatatatcaaacaAGAGGTTCTTAAGGTTTTCGAAG AGAGGATGGCTCAGTTTGTATCCCAGCTGAAGCTCCCTGCAGCAATGCTTGCTTCCCAAGCTCATGGAAGACCAGGGCCACCAGGAAAAGATGGTTTACCAGGGCCACCAGGAGAACGTGGGCTTCAAG GTTATAGAGGacagaaaggggaaagaggTGAGCCTGGAATTGGACTGCCTGGTAATCCTGGACCACCTGGCCCTTCAG CTACCGGCCTGCCAGGCCCCCCGGGAACTCCAGGGTCACCCGGACCGCAGGGGCCACCCGGACCTCATGGAAGATGCAATCCGGCAGATTGCTATTACCACGTGTCACAGACTCGGCCACGCACCAGTGGGAAATAA
- the LOC134137925 gene encoding collagen alpha-1(XIX) chain-like isoform X2 has translation MGLPGLEGLPGEKGDRGPSGTPGIAGTPGKPGSPGSPGMPGEPGERGPIGDIGFPGPEGPQGKPGINGKDGLPGPPGAVGRPGDRGPKGERGDQGIPGDKGPQGERGKPGPSGEKGAMGPIGPPGDRGHPGSPGHQGPPGSPGPPGFLADSVSSEEIKKYIKQEVLKVFEERMAQFVSQLKLPAAMLASQAHGRPGPPGKDGLPGPPGERGLQVWSALESEQVRLE, from the exons ATGGGATTACCAGGACTAGAAGGACTCCCAGGAGAAAAG ggTGACCGTGGACCCTCTGGCACACCAGGAATAGCAGGGACACCG GGAAAGCCTGGATCTCCAGGGTCCCCAGGAATGCCAGGTGAACCT ggtGAAAGAGGACCTATAGGAGATATAGGATTCCCTGGGCCAGAAGGGCCACAAGGAAAACCG ggaataaatggaaaagatgGATTGCCAGGTCCTCCG GGTGCTGTGGGGAGACCAGGAGACCGAGGGCCCAAAGGAGAACGT GGAGATCAGGGTATTCCAGGAGACAAAGGTCCACAGGGTGAAAGGGGGAAGCCTGGCCCATCGGGTGAAAAGGGGGCTATGGGTCCCATTGGGCCACCAGGAGACAGAGGCCATCCAGGATCACCAGGTCATCAAGGTCCCCCAGGttcaccaggacccccaggttTTCTG GCTGATTCAGTTtcatctgaagaaataaaaaaatatatcaaacaAGAGGTTCTTAAGGTTTTCGAAG AGAGGATGGCTCAGTTTGTATCCCAGCTGAAGCTCCCTGCAGCAATGCTTGCTTCCCAAGCTCATGGAAGACCAGGGCCACCAGGAAAAGATGGTTTACCAGGGCCACCAGGAGAACGTGGGCTTCAAG TTTGGTCTGCTCTGGAGTCAGAGCAAGTCAGACTGGAATGA